GCTTCTGACATgtttttttaaacccgaatattaccaGGGACCCAAGCTAGCCcttaaattattattaaaaattgATTGAAACAAATAATACATGGGGAGGGGGGAACTTAACCCGCCTTATCCCAAACTTGAAATGAGAAACCTCTCTATCACACGCAAACGTTAAAATCTAAAATTTGAGAGATTAGCTTTATCCTTCTGAATAATACAACTAAGCTCCCCGAGAATAATCTGACctgcaagaagaaaaaaaagtattaCTAATAGACTCATATGCCAAATTAGCAAGCCAATCCGCCACTTGATTACTTTCCAAAATGCGAAAGAGATATTTATCCCAATCAAATCGCATAGCAAGAGGACTTCATGGAAACAATACCAAAAATTCCACAAGTTACAAGCCCTTTGTAAAACAAAGTTCATACTTGCATGTGGTCGAGTTTGAATTAACCTGAACACTAGAGACACCCAAGTCCACACACAACTGAAGACCATCCCTGAGGGCTCTCATTTTTGCCACTGAATTAGTACATACACCGTAATGGTTGGCAAAGGCTGCAACGATCTCACCATCCCCGTTCCTGATGATGCCTCCTCCCCCATTGATTCCTGGATTCCCCTTACTAGCACCGTCTATGTTTAGTTTAACAACATTCAACAGAGGGGATAAAAAAATCGGCAGGAGAGCCTTATGGCAAATGACAGGCGGGATAATCCTGAGAACCTGTAAAATGCTTCTGGCATTTGTACATGTGTGAAGCACGTAAAAGACAAAATGCTTGTACTTCCTTTCAAAACAAGTAGACAATAGAAGACACAGAGATCAATACAATCACAATGTATTATGACGATTTCAACCAAAGGAGGAACAAAAGACATATGTTATAAAATTTTGTTGgtcccataaaatttttttttgttgttatccATTTCATTTACATGGTTGTATGTAATTTCGTTTTTGGAAAAGAACACTACCAGGTTGTATGGCTCATATGTCCAGACACCGGAATATGCAAAAGTACTTTTTTGTcccttataaaataaaaaatcacatctatgTTGACGCCTCTACATACACACTCTCATTGGTCTTTGCGCTGGTGCAAGAACTATGCGACTAGACAACGATCCCTTACCCTTTGGTTTTATTAGATGGTAATAAAGgtttcttcccccctcccccttttgtacttaaaataaataaagtgatcaaggttttaaaattatCAAGTAAAAAGGAATTACTAAACAGGTATTTTAGAAAACAAAAggatattcaatttattttattttatttttttgggtttgggaagggAAGATGGGTTGTTGAAGGCAAGGAagggtttttaccaaaaaaaaaaaaaaagaagcaaggaAAGGGTATGACTTATGAGTGGTAATGAATTTTAACAATAACAGTTTATTTTTAAGGCTCTTTATGATCTCCTCTCGACGTGGCGCCCCATTTTATGAATGAAGTTACAATTTATTTTAACTGATAATATCCGTCACTGAGATAACTAATAATATTGATTGTTCAGTATCTTGGGACCCTTACATGAACTTTTATCTTTCTCATTTTCCTTCGTTTTATGTAAACATAGCATAACTTAACATGAATCTCAACAAATCATTGAGTCCAAAGGTGGACTAGACAACAAGATGTACATTACAAATGAGTGTATTGCACATCTAAAAAAATGTGCTAGGGTTCAATGCATTTGACAATAGCACCAGTAATATTATCCCTTAATTCACATATTTATGAAAGCCATCCACCTAATTAGAACAAAGGGAgaaggttctctaagcaagcaggGTATTTTTCGCCCTCTCATGTAAATATTGTTTATtcatttattaaaagaaaagaaaaaaaaattaaaaaaagtatAATATGAGACGTAGTATACGTTTtaggcttagagaaccttttccccaGAAAAAATGATCATGTGATGAGGCACCATGACATAATTTGAACATTTGGACCATAACTGAGATTCAGGTAAAACTGTTAATTGATGTTCAGTCTTATAGTTTAAGGCTTTATGGTATAACATGCCAATGTTctttttacatccatttcccttaaataaatccaagaatttttatcctctgctaTTCGTTGCCCGAACAGCACAgtgttgtcccctcacatgggatgcgaaatgacgacttaacctccttcgggtagtgtgttcaggcagggaggttaagtcgtcattttgCCCCCATATGAGGGGACAGCAGGTGCTGTTCGGGCAGCGGACAACAGAGAATAACGAATGATTAATATAAAGAGGCaagctttttttttgtttttttgttttcaattagcCAAGCAAGGAAGCCTCCCTTATACAGCCAGCTCACCTAGTAGTCCTACCATTTGGAAGTATAGTGATTTGTGGCAATTCCACCTATCAGATATATTAGGGTATGGTATAATGGTGATTTTTGGCAATTCCACCAATCAGATATATTAGGGTATGGTATAGACAgaccatatgtcaaattttatatCAAACTCAATTATTTACCTCTCATTTTATTTGCAAGAACTGTATTCTACTCGCAATTATAGGTCATATAATAAAGCTTTCTTGGGGTAGGCTatctaaggctctctttggtattcTTTTTTCCTAACACAAAAATGTTTTTCCAGGTGTTTGGCATCATTTATGAatcttatttctatttaaaataaatcagaataaaagaaaattcataATAGGGTCAAGACCCATTTATCTATCATAatcaaaaatcatttttggcCATTTATGCGGGTACCATAAAtgaacatgttttttttttttttttgtaaaatattatataatacTATATTATATCATCTGTAACATAtaatatatagtatattattcataatataatatgaatttaacatatattatatataatatgtatagcatatggtcatttcaccctctCTATGTATGGGTGCAGGGTGCGCgcacactcccccacaaagaactttcttCCAAAAGAAAATATGTGCAAGGGAGTTTGGATCAGTAAAGTAACCTTGACTTCAGCTGTAACTGTTAATTAATCGTGAGTTGTTTCTTTATGAATGTAATCCAGGATAACAATGGCAATGAGCTTGTATTATTATGGCTTACGAGATACCACTGCTACCTATGGAAGCACCTTCCTTAATTTGATCCCAATTATCACATATATCTTCTCTACAATTACCGGGTAAGTaataagtaatttttttttcttaattggtTAAATTAATTTGGGTaattggtttctattttttcttatttttcattcCCTAACTTTAGGGTGGAGAAGTTAGGATTGCGTAGCAGAGCAGGGAGGGTTAAGCTGGCAGGCGTAATAGTGTGTGTAGGTGGAGCATTGATCAGTACTGTTAGTAGTGTTTATAAGGGCAAAGATTTCTCCTTCTATTTAAGAAGGCCTTCTCATCATAGTATCATGAGCTACCAACTCCATATAAAAGAAGGAAGCAATGGTAATTGGACACGTGGCACTATGTTTCTTATGGGCAGCAGCTTTTGCTACGCTACTTGGTTTATCCTACAGGTATATTTCAAGTCCAGCTAGCACATGTTCTATTGGGTGCTTCATTAATACATCAAACTTAAGACATTGAAGTATAAAAATGAACTTTGAATTTATTACAAAAAGTACAAGGAAGTATAAAAAACATTACTGCTGCAGGTCAAGAATAATTTGCATGATTTTCCATGAATAGGTCCACTGTTCACAagccaattttttatttgtttgaataAGTTTTTCAAGTGACAAAATAGAGTTTTGAGAATCCAAGACTATGGAAGAATATATAGAGTAGTACCGGTCCGAGTACCATAGATTGCCCCCTACATCCAACTTGGGGTCACTAAGAGCATGCGCAAAGGCATTaaatggatgggattttttattttatagggaTAGGATGGTAATTTTACATACtcctgtgtttgggcgtagAAATCATGCTACTAGACATCGTTCTTTTTCCTTACTATTGTTGTTGTTAGTTACTTAGGAAGGCCTTTCTAATTTTCTATATGGTTTTGAGAATTTCAACCTAGAAGATTCGATGAGAGCCAAATATTGTGAGCAGAAAAGCCCAAAGTCCCCTACTTACATGTTAAATCCAGCCCAAACAAAGTTTGCCGTATAGtcaaataaagctttgaaaatccacacaaaaaaaatgaaacttttgaagaagaatgatTAACAATAAATGCTGGCTAGCTGTAGATACAAGGATTGCCAATAAATGGATGCATTATTGAATTACTCAAATTTTTAATACAAGTCAAATTCAAACCATGCCCTATCAATCCAATATATGGTAGGAAGAATCACCAATCTCTCTTCTAGCTACATGGCACAATTAGGTTTATCATATGTGCTGGGAATCGTGGGGTTCTCTAAGACCAATAAAATTAATAgaattaatttttaaattgtCGGGAAATGGCTTTTTTGTAAAGCGGGGATTAagactgtgtacattatgatctTTCCCAGACCTCGCAGTGACAAAAACCTTGTGCATTGAGTACGCTCTTTTTAATCTCCAAATTGAAAAGGATAGAGAAACTTATATACTAGCTAGGGCAAAAGAAGGGGGTGGAAGGTGTTAaggattgtttttttttgctttttcttttcttgtagtAGTGCTAAGCAAAGGTTGAGTTTTATGACAGACAGACAGACAATCCATGCACATAACATGTTTGTCTTTATATATTTGTAACAGGTCAAATTATTAAAAGTCTATCCTTTCAAATATTCTGCAACAATGATAATGTGCATCATAGCATCATTACAATCAATGGTGATCGGTCTATCAATGGATAGAAGTAAGGTTGCCTGGAGGTTACAATGGGATTTACAGCTGCTAACCATTGTTTATTCGGTATGTTAGTGATGATactattaattaattaacagatttttttttttgctataaagTCAGCATtgaatatattaatatattaaaaagaaagtaaaagtaCAGATTTAAcgtccaggcatacccagacagGATCCAAAACTCTCGTAATCGCCAcctccaccttcggcatggccatcgatagggagaagaaaaaaccaGAATCAGATTAAGGATCCATCTTCGGCATGACTATTAACagatttaatttcttttaaaactttttaaaaaatttttagATCTATCACCTGGAACATGCATTAAACCATTCTTGGATGCAGGGAGTATTGGCTACAGCAACAACATTTTGGTTAATCTCATGGGCTGTGGTAAAAAGAGGCCCAACGTATCCCTCAATGTTCAACCCATTATCATTGATTTTTGTAGCAATTGCTGAAGCTCTCGTACTGGGAGAACAGATTAGTCTTGGAAGGTACGTAATTATATATTTCTTCCTGGTTCAGATCATCAAAAAAATCTGATaattttaatgacaaaataataaattaattaatacatttttaTATTGACGTGCATGCACGCACTACAGCATTCTGGGAACATTGATGATAATATTGGGGTTGTATGCATTTCTATGGGGAAATAAGAGCAATGAGTCACCACAAAGCTTACAGAAGAAGCCTGCTAAGGCAAGTGTTGCAGAAATCAAGGGAGTTCCTGATGTTGATCAGCTGAGTTCTTCTCCTCATTATAACAACACAATTAATgttgaagaaactcaaaataaagAGCAGCAGAGGGTTGGCAGCAGAGAAGCGCTATATCCAAAAACCATATGATATATGGGTAAAAGAACCCTGCCAGCAtacctatgagtctatctctttccttctccatataaaaagacatctctgctccttgttttgaggaagagagagatagacacacggGAGTGCTGGCGTACGCCACACTCCCTGATAGAAAACTACCTCCTTTTTATATATGGGGAAGGTATTTGTACATCATCTTCCATCAGCTCCATCATATAGGGTGGGGAGGggtttttatgtcattttggATGGACATTTATATCAATCTGACTGTATTTAATATAGATCGTGCACATATACGACCGTGCACGAAAAATATTGCATAAAGAAGAATCTTATATCGTATgccattaattaattatatataagtCATTGCCTTTTGTCCTCCTGTTATGcattcttaatttatttttcttttctttttttttggaggggggtaattagaaaaatattacatatataaccCAAGGTTTAAAAAACTCATAATCAAACACAAGATGTATaaccctctctcctctttgagGACACCCACCAAAGCATTATTgaccattttcttctttttttagggGCCTTCCCTCTCCCCTCAAGTTCAAACACATGAGCGCATGGAAGAACCATCTTgcccccataaaataaaaaatcatttctatgttgatgcctctgcggcactctcattggcccacaTTTGTTTAGGCACTACACGATTAGACACTGATCTCTTGCCATAGCTCTGTATTCAGCCTCAGCAATAGATCTAGTCACAATTGTTTGCTTCTTACTACACCACGAGACTAGATTGTAGGGAGGACGATAATCCTAGAGACCGTACAAGATCCGGAAAAAATATATTATGGTCTACGTCCTCTTGGACCGTAGTAACCTGTCATGACTGGATGTTGGGAATGCTCTAAGCCTCTCTTGGAGTCTCCCACTTCTTAAAGTCtatctcttttttatttcttttttctctaaagTCTTGCCTTCTCAATGGAACGAGAAAAATGattaaatagaaagagggacTTAAGTGTTCATCTCATATGTAACTCTTCCATTTCCTCCCATTAAGGAAGTAGAGGTAGTTACATGGTTTGATTATTtactaaaacaataagaaagtAGAAGTTTACGTGACTTCATTGCTTGCTTAATGAAAACATTAAGAGTCTACTCGGAGTTTGTGCAGCCCTAAAGCCTCAACCTCTACAACTCCGGTCGTGCTCTTTCTTGATTTTGGTAACCTCTGCAACTCCGGTTAGGCTCTCTCTTGCTTGCGGTAACCTCTGCAACTCCGAttaggatctctctctctctctctctctctctctctctcttgtggtaACTTCAAAAACTCGCCTTTTTTAACCCTAAAATCTCTGCAACTCGCCTTTTTCGATCCTCTGGTCTGGTCGTGCTCTCTCTTGCTTGCAGTAACCTTTGCAACTCTGGTCGTGCTCTCTCTTGCTTGCGGTAACCTCTGCAACTCCGATCGTGCTCTCTAAAGGTAACCTCCGCAACTCTGATCGTGCTCTCTCTTGCTTGCAGTAACCTCTGCAACTTCGGTTGTGCTCTCTAGCGATAACCTCTGCAACCCCGGTTATGCTCTCTCTTATTTGCAGTAACCTCTGCAACCCTAACAATCGTCCTCGATTTGATTTAGACTGTGAAGAGCttaatcctttttcttttttttttttttttttttgtataaccAACAGATTTTGTTAAATTGGTTTTTGTGTAAACTTCTTAGGTATGTTTTATAAGGGTACTCAACATTGTAGGCTTTGCCTGATTAAATTCTTCTATTTGatacaaaattttcattaagATACCAATTTGGCAAGTGCTCTATAATAATAGAAATACGAGACTGTGTCAGATGGCCTCACTTAAGAGATCACTTACACCATAAATCATCCTAAGCAAATGCATCCTTGAACATGTTTTTATCTGTATCTATTTGATAAAGAACTGAAATTCAGTAGGGAAATATTTTCTATGTTTTCATCATATTGACAAGAAGGGAAATAGGTAATTTGCAGAATGCTGTTGATAATCTATAGAAGCTGCATTGGGAATGCTTTTGATCCCATTCCCATGCATGCTAAAAGAAAGATTCCTTTGTTGGCAATGGAGTCATCAGCTGGCACAGTACTTAGTGAATGAAGTGGTCTCATCTCGATCTGTTCTTATAATGTAGCTAGATGACTACTTGAACAGAATTCAGGGACTCATTCCATTCAGGATAAGTGAGACAAGTTTTTGTTATGTTGAGATCACCTAGCAAGATAGGAATCTTCATAGAATTCATCAGCTTAAGTAAAATACAATGTTGAGATCACCTAGCAAGATAAGTTTTGGCTTAGGTGATCTCTTAGGAGTGAGTCCAGACCATGTATGACTGATTTAATTACTTTGCAGccctttttcttgtattttcaatACTGTCAATTCTTGCTCCTTGAATGGTTTTAAGCCTGATGGTATATATAAATATCTCTTACGCTTGCTGTCCTCTAGGTTTGGAAAGTAAAATATGCCTAAAACTTCTTGTTTCTCTTAAGCTTGCCGTACTCAATATTGTTGCTCTTTCTTTTGAGAACTTGTAACTTTGAGAAAATGGCTTCTATGATTATAAAACCAAATGAGGATAAAACATGATTTAAGAGAGTGGTGATCTTTATTCTTGTTGATCTATGTTCGGCTGAGTAAAAAACCACTTGTAGCTTTCTTATATCCATCCGAAGGCTCAATGTTCAGCTACTTCCACCTTCTTAGTAATTAGTGTTTAATACATGCATGAGAAaaacgaatttttatcctctcaggttccctgcctggttaggttcataggttcctctcatagggatgGTAGAAATGACAACTTCACCCCACCCGGTcaatgtgtttgggcagggggtgaggtcgtcatttccgaccccctatgagaggaacctacgaacctgaccgggcagggaacctgagaggagtaaAGTCCGAGAAAAACATATGATGCTTCTCATTAATTCTTATGCATTAAAAGGATACACGCATGTTCTAATTTATAATTGAGATAGTTCTTAACAAGTTCAAAATAAATCCTTGCTTGATAGTGTACTAGGTCCAAAATTCCATATCTTTAATTTTAGGTAAATTTACGTTTACCACCCCTATGATTTCAAACAATTATGTCTACCGCCCTCggaatttcatttattttataaaCCTCCCctatattttgaaagattcttacaatCGTACCCCTACCGTTAAATGAGAACAATGAAGTGATGATGTCGTCGcccaaatattaactaaatgcTGATAAAACCCTTAATGAAGGTGCTTTTACATAAGGGAAATTTATGTCTACCACCCTTGTGTTTTCAAATAATTACATCTACCACCCctagaattttaaaaaattatgtaTGTACCCTTGAGTGCTAactttgttagttttattttgaaaagacaattttaccctttcttatttcttattaataAACTCACCCCACCCACCGTTGTTACCATTGTATATCTTGTTATTTGGAGCGACAAGGCTTCCATTTTGAGACCACCTGCTGCTCCGGCGACCACCTGCTGCTCCGACGGAAGTGCTACGCTTGATTTCTGAGTTCTTATGTTTTCGGATTTCAGCTGTGTTGAGCCGAGTGAGTACTTACGCCACAAGGTTGTAGTGAACAGAGCTCCAATTAAGCTATATGATCCTGAGCTACAACAGATCAGAAGTCAGTTTTTTCTCATTACCTATTGTTGAAATCGAAGTCTTTCTACCTAAAGTCCTAGTAATTGTATTCATAATCCCTATAGTGTTATTCTCTAATGTTTCAATATCTAATTCTGGTCTTTCTAAGCTTTTCCTAGATGGGTCTCCAATCCTACCTATTACACCACTGATCAAAGCAACAACTTTGTGGTCACATCTCTGAAACTTAGTACAATAATACCAAGCAAGAAGAGTACCCGATCTACCCCAACAACTCTGGTGGCAAAGCCTACCCATATGCAACTCCATTGCTAGCCCCAAGCTCATCATATAACCCATACGCAGCTCCACCGCCAGTCCCAAGCTCATTCTACAACCCATAGCCAAGTCCGTCCTCAAACGACCAGCGGCGGTAGCGGTGCGACACCTTCCTTCACATCCTGACAATCACAATAATCATGGTAATCATCATCATGGGTGCTATCTCCTTAATCATCTAGCTCATCATCCACCCACGCATCACCGAGTTTCAACTTGATTCGACTTTTAAACCAATGTTGCTCAACCATAGGACTCCTACACTACTGAGATCTAATTCCCTGTTCCCTAACGACCACCACTAGCCCCCGGGTTTTGTGGGCTTTGAAAATGGTTATCATCTTtgaattgttttcttcttttgtgaAATGGTGATAGCGTGGGGTGGAGCTGGGTTGCAAGGGTGGAGGTGGggtggtggattgggatgaaggggGTTTTGCAGAGGATGTGTGGGCGACGATTTTCCCTTTTGAGACGATGGTGTTTCAAACAAATGGGGGTAAATATGTAAAAGCAcattcattaagggtattacaGGCATTTTGTTAATATTTGGgcaatgacatcatcacttgaCTGTTCTCATCTAACGATAAGGATAcgtttgtaagaatctttcaaaatatagGGGAGATTTAGgaaatagatgaaattttaggggtggtagacataattgtttgaaaccataggggtggtaaacataaattttcctaataacaaaaaaaaaaagaaggcaaaattatcttttcaaaataaaactaacagagttagcAATCAGGGGTACAgacataatttttaaaattccaaGGGTGGTTGATGTAATTGTTTAAAATATAGGAGTAGTTGacgtaaatttcccttaatTTTAATTATCTTATAGAAAGATGAAATGTGAAGGTCCCATGTGTCCTTGTGGTCAGGGTCCAATGGTGTTGAAGATGTCTCGCACACACAGAAACTCAGAATGATGGTTTTTCAAATGCCTCGCAAATGAAGATCATGTAGGACATTTCAAGTGGGTAGATGCCCACAATCCCGATGATAATATTGATGAGCACATCTATGATAATGTTCTCAAGATTGGCATTCGAACTCATCCACCAAGAGGAAATCGGCCGAAGTATTTTGTATTTGATGTTGCATACTTCTTGTTGATATGGAACCTAATCATATCAATTGTTCTGTTTTATTTCAACTCTAGAATTCAGTTGTAACAACTTGTTTAAACTCATGATTGTACTACCTAAATAATTTAAGTAGTTTTTAGTTGTATTGTTTGCTTTTGTTTTGCTAAAAAAATCATAAGTATAAAAGCCATGGTGTAGGTAGCAATTACGTAATTTTTTGTAAACAATAGAAACGATTCTGTTAAGTATGACTCATACAGATTTCTATTTCTTCCAAATTTCTGCATTTCAAGAccaaaaaatgttcaaaaaacacagaaacacataaaaATGTGTCAGACCCAAAACCACTAAAAATAAACAGAAGCGTTGCCATACAGAGTGTCACAAGACTATTAGAAGAAGAGGGTAGAATTTATGAGCAAAAGCTCGAAAATCTTAGAACTCATTAAAGTTCTTTGGTATCTTCATTTACACATATATCCTGGGttagaataataataataacaataaatcTTTTGCAAACTCTTTACGAAACAAGTACCAGGCCTGGATTTCGACCAATCATTAGCAGATGACTCTCTCACTTGAATGTTGTCCCTAATTGGGCAGTAGAAACCATAGTGACCGTCACCTCCATTCGCAGTCATATTCTACAGGCTGAGCAGACCGATTTAGACAATCCTATCCCACTTACTAGAAGCAACATCTAGGAGGCCTTGGATTGAAAATTTGTGGGAGACAAAAtctagaaaaaacaaaaagaagtattttgaaacttctttttcttctgtaaatgcatttaataaaaaccaaaaagaagtatttcaaaacttctttttcttctgtaaaTGCATTTAATACACACACTCGATGGTTAATTCCTAGAACATGTgttgagcacacacacacaattatCTCTGTCACTTCCCAtccgttctttttttttgtttggtaacaATTTCCTACCCGTTCTGAAATTATGAACCATGTGCTCAACCATCTTTTTTCAGTATTGGTATTATATTGGTATATTGACACATACACATCAAATTGGTGTATcgacacacgcacacacacattATATTGCTATATTGAGCAAGGTTCTAAACTTCGGGTTTCGACCAACTAGAAAATGAGTTCGTCTCGATTTTGACCATATCCTTGTCGAtacttgggactttctccaggctaa
The sequence above is a segment of the Telopea speciosissima isolate NSW1024214 ecotype Mountain lineage chromosome 7, Tspe_v1, whole genome shotgun sequence genome. Coding sequences within it:
- the LOC122668663 gene encoding WAT1-related protein At5g64700-like, whose product is MGLKEWVGGRTEAAAMVSMIAVQILVTGMQLLSRVILNQQGTFIFALMTYRHLVAFVFLAPLAFFIERDMVKKLTWSALFWIFTNALIGITMAMSLYYYGLRDTTATYGSTFLNLIPIITYIFSTITGVEKLGLRSRAGRVKLAGVIVCVGGALISTVSSVYKGKDFSFYLRRPSHHSIMSYQLHIKEGSNGNWTRGTMFLMGSSFCYATWFILQVKLLKVYPFKYSATMIMCIIASLQSMVIGLSMDRSKVAWRLQWDLQLLTIVYSGVLATATTFWLISWAVVKRGPTYPSMFNPLSLIFVAIAEALVLGEQISLGSILGTLMIILGLYAFLWGNKSNESPQSLQKKPAKASVAEIKGVPDVDQLSSSPHYNNTINVEETQNKEQQRVGSREALYPKTI